The Dioscorea cayenensis subsp. rotundata cultivar TDr96_F1 chromosome 19, TDr96_F1_v2_PseudoChromosome.rev07_lg8_w22 25.fasta, whole genome shotgun sequence genome includes a window with the following:
- the LOC120250707 gene encoding uncharacterized protein LOC120250707 isoform X2, whose protein sequence is MPWRNQPITFSDRRSTISSNRWFLSLSPEALLLSHSASRWFMPFFLSRFVLVGDYRAVCIPLVEVVAIKIFDSERNNSDLISERVVNLEALQKIAGSGQLDWRVLSSSLEVSLKSRG, encoded by the exons ATGCCTTGGAGAAACCAGCCCATCACCTTCTCTGATCGACGATCGACGATTTCCTCTAATCGCTGGTTCCTCTCTCTTTCTCCGGaagctcttcttctctctcaCTCGGCCTCGCGGTGGTTCATGCCCTTTTTTCTCTCACGATTT GTTCTTGTTGGTGATTATCGGGCTGTTTGTATTCCGCTTGTTGAGGTTGTGGCCATCAAGATATTTGATTCTGAGAGGAATAATAGTGATTTG ATTTCTGAAAGAGTTGTAAACCTGGAAGCACTACAAAAGATCGCTGGTAGTGGTCAGCTTGATTGGAGAGTTCTGAGCTCTAGTCTGGAAG TTAGTCTAAAAAGCAGAGGGTAA
- the LOC120250707 gene encoding uncharacterized protein LOC120250707 isoform X4, which yields MPWRNQPITFSDRRSTISSNRWFLSLSPEALLLSHSASRWFMPFFLSRFVLVGDYRAVCIPLVEVVAIKIFDSERNNSDLISERVVNLEALQKIAGSGQLDWRVLSSSLEV from the exons ATGCCTTGGAGAAACCAGCCCATCACCTTCTCTGATCGACGATCGACGATTTCCTCTAATCGCTGGTTCCTCTCTCTTTCTCCGGaagctcttcttctctctcaCTCGGCCTCGCGGTGGTTCATGCCCTTTTTTCTCTCACGATTT GTTCTTGTTGGTGATTATCGGGCTGTTTGTATTCCGCTTGTTGAGGTTGTGGCCATCAAGATATTTGATTCTGAGAGGAATAATAGTGATTTG ATTTCTGAAAGAGTTGTAAACCTGGAAGCACTACAAAAGATCGCTGGTAGTGGTCAGCTTGATTGGAGAGTTCTGAGCTCTAGTCTGGAAG TCTAA
- the LOC120250707 gene encoding uncharacterized protein LOC120250707 isoform X3, protein MPWRNQPITFSDRRSTISSNRWFLSLSPEALLLSHSASRWFMPFFLSRFVLVGDYRAVCIPLVEVVAIKIFDSERNNSDLISERVVNLEALQKIAGSGQLDWRVLSSSLEVETNFP, encoded by the exons ATGCCTTGGAGAAACCAGCCCATCACCTTCTCTGATCGACGATCGACGATTTCCTCTAATCGCTGGTTCCTCTCTCTTTCTCCGGaagctcttcttctctctcaCTCGGCCTCGCGGTGGTTCATGCCCTTTTTTCTCTCACGATTT GTTCTTGTTGGTGATTATCGGGCTGTTTGTATTCCGCTTGTTGAGGTTGTGGCCATCAAGATATTTGATTCTGAGAGGAATAATAGTGATTTG ATTTCTGAAAGAGTTGTAAACCTGGAAGCACTACAAAAGATCGCTGGTAGTGGTCAGCTTGATTGGAGAGTTCTGAGCTCTAGTCTGGAAG TTGAAACTAATTTCCCTTGA
- the LOC120250707 gene encoding uncharacterized protein LOC120250707 isoform X1 — protein MPWRNQPITFSDRRSTISSNRWFLSLSPEALLLSHSASRWFMPFFLSRFVLVGDYRAVCIPLVEVVAIKIFDSERNNSDLISERVVNLEALQKIAGSGQLDWRVLSSSLEVFLVGWFQLKLISLDDSSKVSLKSRG, from the exons ATGCCTTGGAGAAACCAGCCCATCACCTTCTCTGATCGACGATCGACGATTTCCTCTAATCGCTGGTTCCTCTCTCTTTCTCCGGaagctcttcttctctctcaCTCGGCCTCGCGGTGGTTCATGCCCTTTTTTCTCTCACGATTT GTTCTTGTTGGTGATTATCGGGCTGTTTGTATTCCGCTTGTTGAGGTTGTGGCCATCAAGATATTTGATTCTGAGAGGAATAATAGTGATTTG ATTTCTGAAAGAGTTGTAAACCTGGAAGCACTACAAAAGATCGCTGGTAGTGGTCAGCTTGATTGGAGAGTTCTGAGCTCTAGTCTGGAAG TTTTCTTGGTTGGTTGGTTTCAGTTGAAACTAATTTCCCTTGATGATTCTTCTAAAGTTAGTCTAAAAAGCAGAGGGTAA